One Candidatus Neomarinimicrobiota bacterium genomic window, GCAATCCGTTAGCAGACAGCTTCATTTGTTCATCGTAACTTCCTTCACTTCTGGCGTTTACGCGGATGGAATGGCACCCAAGAAATACTGCCGCCTCCACCCACTTATGGTGATTCTCTACCGCTTTCCCGCGCGCTTGTTCATCTGGATCTCCGAGGTAACCTTCCCCATCACACATGATCAGAAGGCTTTCGACTCCCTCTCCGGATGCCCTCTCCCTCATTTCTTTTAAGAATACTTCGTCTTGTGCTTTGTCCATGAAAAACTGGTTCACATATTCAACTGCCTTAATGCCGAAGTCGTTCTTTGCTGTTCGGGCGAAATCAAGGTGTTCAAGCTTGCCACCGAAAATGGCCTTGTTGAGCGACCATTCAGCCAGAGAGATCTTGAAGGGTGGTTCCTTCGAAGAAGCGAAAACGTTTGTACCCGCCAAACGGGCAATACTCAACCCGCCTGCCAACTGTGCGGATTGCTTCAAGAAATCACGTCGATTAATCATAACTGAACTCCTTTTCTTAAGGTGTTGGTTCCATCCACAAAACTGTCATTTCTGATTCCCGGCACGATGACGACACACTTATCTGGCTCCAATCCAACTGTGCATTCTTACGTTACCCATCGCGACAGCCACCCGCCGTCGGTCGTCTGAGAGCAGTTGCCGTTCAAACGTGCCGGATCCTTCTTCAATTCCTATTTCCTGATTTGACTCAATATTGACGAAATTGTCCACCTGGCCGCTTGGCCATTGGACCCTCAAAGAATCAACGACCGATTTCTCTCCCAGTCCAAACGTAACGATTGTCTCAGACTGCGAAAGGTAACTGGATCCCGTACGAACCCGTCTTGTCATCACGCAATTCCCAGCGACTGCGACAACGAGTGATCCGATGCCGTCGCGATTACTCTTGCGGCCCACCAGCC contains:
- a CDS encoding sugar phosphate isomerase/epimerase family protein; its protein translation is MINRRDFLKQSAQLAGGLSIARLAGTNVFASSKEPPFKISLAEWSLNKAIFGGKLEHLDFARTAKNDFGIKAVEYVNQFFMDKAQDEVFLKEMRERASGEGVESLLIMCDGEGYLGDPDEQARGKAVENHHKWVEAAVFLGCHSIRVNARSEGSYDEQMKLSANGLRRLTEFGDQHDINVIVENHGGLSSNGKWLTGVMEMVDHPRCGTLPDFGNFRIKDDEWYDRYEGVSELLPYAKAVSAKSNAFDENGNETSTDYFRMMKIVIDSGYHGYVGIEYEGKEMSEMEGIRATKRLLERVRDELEKTTE